Proteins from a genomic interval of Treponema succinifaciens DSM 2489:
- the ptsP gene encoding phosphoenolpyruvate--protein phosphotransferase, whose amino-acid sequence MNVILGISAAEGIGIGKAFVLPDEQERKIPKRKISAQEVNLEWQRLTDACSQVQKEFSDFLSTKDITKDQREVLETYQLMLSDPVFMKELQDFFSKKLLNIEYSLDFKVREYADMLRNSHNGYLAERAQDIEDVFNRVLDILLDYHPFDIWLVPDGAVIIGRSMKTSDTVILGKRKIAGLALTEGSSACHVAILAKSYGIPVVVGIEDAANLAQNGETIVVDGNIGELIIHPDAATLTSANAKIVSEQKYRVNLQKFKDVPAKTEDGTVFKLYANIGTPEEAQIALDNGADGIGLFRTEFLFMNSAQKFSKQSSSSYTNSMSEDAQFEAYKRVLQIMGDKPVTIRTLDAGGDKIVEGSDLPAVSEKNPLMGLRAIRMSLYCPSVFRTQLRALYRASVYGNLRIMLPLITDVSQVETALGIAKGIRISLKEDNIPFDPDVPIGIMVETAAAAICADCLAPYSKFFSLGTNDLTQYVLGVDRENQAVNPLYNEFSLAVLRMIKNTILNAEKFNIPLSVCGEMAGNKESAVVLAGMGVRNLSMIPKQIPVIKEMLSHFSIKELENLSNRSVF is encoded by the coding sequence ATGAATGTAATCCTTGGTATTTCTGCTGCCGAAGGAATCGGAATTGGAAAAGCGTTTGTTCTTCCAGACGAGCAGGAACGAAAAATCCCCAAAAGAAAAATTTCAGCTCAGGAAGTTAATCTTGAATGGCAAAGGCTGACTGACGCTTGCTCTCAGGTTCAAAAGGAATTTTCTGATTTTCTTTCGACCAAGGATATTACAAAGGATCAGCGTGAAGTTCTTGAAACTTACCAGCTTATGCTTTCAGATCCTGTTTTTATGAAAGAACTTCAGGATTTCTTTTCAAAAAAACTTCTTAATATAGAATATTCTTTGGATTTTAAAGTCAGGGAATATGCGGATATGCTTCGCAACAGCCACAATGGATATTTGGCGGAACGCGCTCAGGACATTGAAGATGTTTTTAACCGCGTCCTTGACATTTTGCTTGACTATCATCCGTTTGATATTTGGCTTGTTCCCGACGGTGCGGTTATTATCGGCCGCTCTATGAAAACCAGCGACACGGTGATTCTTGGAAAACGAAAAATTGCCGGGCTTGCTCTTACTGAAGGAAGCAGTGCGTGCCATGTAGCCATTCTTGCAAAAAGCTACGGAATTCCTGTTGTTGTTGGAATTGAAGACGCGGCGAATCTTGCGCAGAACGGAGAAACAATTGTTGTCGATGGAAATATCGGCGAGCTTATAATTCACCCTGATGCGGCGACTTTGACAAGCGCAAACGCGAAAATTGTTTCCGAGCAAAAATACAGAGTAAACCTTCAGAAATTCAAGGACGTTCCTGCAAAAACAGAAGATGGAACTGTTTTTAAACTTTATGCGAACATCGGAACGCCGGAAGAAGCTCAGATTGCGTTGGATAACGGCGCGGATGGAATCGGACTTTTTAGAACAGAATTTCTTTTTATGAATTCCGCGCAAAAGTTCAGCAAGCAGTCTTCGTCTTCTTATACGAATTCAATGAGTGAGGATGCGCAGTTTGAAGCCTACAAGCGTGTTCTTCAAATAATGGGCGACAAGCCTGTTACAATAAGAACTCTTGATGCAGGCGGAGATAAAATTGTTGAGGGGTCTGACCTTCCTGCCGTTTCTGAAAAAAATCCGCTGATGGGATTGCGCGCAATAAGAATGTCGCTTTACTGTCCTTCAGTTTTTAGAACACAGTTGCGGGCTTTGTACCGTGCGAGCGTCTACGGAAATTTAAGAATTATGCTTCCGCTGATTACGGATGTTTCTCAAGTTGAAACTGCCCTTGGAATTGCAAAGGGAATACGCATTTCTTTAAAGGAAGACAACATTCCTTTTGATCCTGATGTTCCGATTGGAATAATGGTTGAAACCGCCGCTGCTGCAATTTGCGCGGACTGTCTTGCTCCATACTCGAAATTTTTTTCGCTTGGAACAAATGACTTGACCCAGTATGTTCTTGGCGTTGACCGTGAAAATCAAGCTGTGAATCCGCTGTACAATGAATTTAGCCTTGCCGTTTTGCGCATGATAAAAAATACAATTTTAAATGCTGAAAAGTTCAATATTCCTCTTTCTGTCTGCGGAGAAATGGCAGGCAACAAAGAAAGCGCAGTTGTTCTTGCCGGAATGGGCGTTAGAAATTTAAGCATGATTCCAAAACAAATTCCAGTTATAAAGGAAATGCTTTCTCATTTTTCAATAAAGGAACTTGAGAATCTTTCGAACCGTTCAGTATTTTAA
- a CDS encoding HAD hydrolase-like protein, protein MFDYILFDFDGTLMDTSKGVFNSFDKVVAHYGLKIDRAVYSTMIGPPLKESFSKTLKLPENEIQNAMQVYRDYYAEKGMFEAELYSGVVELIKNLRAAEKKIFVATSKPEVYAKQILERKGILSLFDFVGGSDLEEKSRVEKCDVVKYVLESNGISDEKEKCILIGDRHYDVDGAHSAGIKCAGILWGFGTKEEFENCGADFIFEFPKNVEVFLIQK, encoded by the coding sequence ATGTTTGACTATATTCTTTTTGATTTTGACGGGACTTTAATGGACACTTCGAAAGGTGTTTTTAATTCGTTTGATAAAGTTGTTGCTCATTACGGCTTAAAAATTGACCGCGCGGTTTACAGCACGATGATTGGTCCGCCGTTAAAAGAAAGTTTTTCCAAGACACTCAAGCTTCCAGAAAATGAAATTCAAAACGCAATGCAGGTTTACAGAGATTATTATGCGGAAAAAGGAATGTTCGAAGCTGAACTTTACAGCGGCGTTGTTGAGCTTATAAAAAATCTGCGCGCTGCCGAAAAAAAAATATTTGTTGCAACAAGCAAGCCGGAAGTTTACGCAAAGCAAATTCTTGAGCGCAAGGGAATCCTGAGTCTTTTTGATTTTGTGGGCGGAAGCGATTTGGAAGAAAAATCCCGTGTTGAAAAATGCGATGTTGTAAAATATGTTTTGGAATCAAACGGAATTTCAGACGAAAAAGAAAAATGCATTTTAATTGGCGACCGGCATTATGATGTGGACGGCGCGCATTCTGCTGGAATAAAGTGCGCAGGAATTCTTTGGGGCTTTGGAACAAAAGAAGAATTTGAAAACTGCGGCGCGGATTTTATTTTTGAATTTCCCAAAAATGTTGAAGTTTTTCTTATTCAAAAATAG
- a CDS encoding aminopeptidase, with the protein MNLIEEYKKFLENGKTERECVSLIIHLAEKNGYKDIQKTDSLKPGEKVYVCKRNKSIALFEIGTGSIENGMNILGAHIDSPRLDVKQNPLYEKDFIVYLNTHYYGGIKKYQWVTLPLALHGVVCLKDGSTVKVSIGEKSDEPVFCISDILPHLAQKQMKETAADFIDGESLDLICGSEIPSAQNEDSESKEKDKAKKLVLDILNEKYGIEEKDFNSAELEVVPAGAPRDLGFDRSLILAYGQDDRSCAYTSAQAMVDSNASSRTNCCICVDKEEIGSYGATGMGSHFMENAVAEVVARLGEYSELSVRRCLNNSWMLSSDVNSAYDPMNASLFDKENSSFLGGGIVFQKYTGSRGKSGASDADPEFIAKLRNVLDSGNVKYQLAELGKVDQGGGGTIAHLAAKYGMYVLDAGVAVLSMHAPWEITSKEDIQQAYNGYKLFLGME; encoded by the coding sequence ATGAATTTAATAGAAGAATATAAGAAATTTCTTGAAAACGGAAAAACTGAGCGCGAATGTGTTTCTCTTATAATTCATCTTGCGGAAAAAAATGGATACAAGGACATTCAGAAAACTGACTCCTTAAAGCCGGGTGAAAAAGTCTATGTCTGCAAACGCAATAAAAGCATTGCGCTTTTTGAAATCGGCACAGGCTCTATTGAAAACGGAATGAATATTCTTGGGGCGCACATTGATTCTCCTCGCTTGGACGTAAAGCAGAATCCGCTTTATGAAAAAGATTTTATTGTTTATTTGAACACGCATTATTACGGCGGAATAAAAAAATACCAGTGGGTTACTTTGCCGCTTGCCTTGCACGGAGTTGTCTGTTTAAAAGATGGTTCTACTGTAAAGGTTTCAATTGGCGAAAAATCCGATGAGCCTGTTTTCTGCATTTCTGATATTCTTCCGCATCTTGCCCAAAAACAGATGAAAGAAACCGCCGCTGATTTTATAGACGGAGAAAGTTTGGATTTAATCTGCGGAAGCGAAATTCCTTCAGCACAAAACGAAGATTCAGAGTCAAAGGAAAAAGACAAGGCAAAAAAACTTGTTCTGGATATTTTAAATGAAAAATACGGAATTGAAGAAAAGGATTTTAATTCCGCTGAGCTTGAGGTTGTTCCGGCTGGCGCTCCAAGAGACTTGGGTTTTGACCGCAGCTTGATTTTGGCTTACGGACAGGACGACCGCTCTTGCGCTTACACTTCTGCACAGGCGATGGTGGACAGCAATGCTTCTTCCAGAACAAACTGCTGCATTTGCGTTGACAAGGAAGAAATCGGAAGCTACGGTGCGACTGGAATGGGAAGCCATTTTATGGAAAACGCTGTTGCGGAAGTTGTTGCCCGGCTTGGTGAATATTCAGAGCTTTCTGTGCGCCGTTGCCTGAACAACAGCTGGATGCTTTCTAGCGATGTAAATTCAGCTTATGACCCTATGAATGCAAGCTTGTTTGACAAGGAAAATTCTTCATTCCTTGGAGGCGGAATTGTTTTCCAAAAGTATACTGGTTCGCGCGGAAAGTCCGGGGCAAGTGATGCGGATCCTGAATTCATTGCAAAACTTAGAAATGTTCTTGATTCTGGAAATGTAAAGTATCAGCTTGCGGAACTTGGAAAAGTTGACCAGGGCGGCGGAGGAACAATTGCGCATCTTGCCGCGAAATATGGAATGTACGTTCTTGATGCCGGCGTTGCGGTTTTGAGTATGCACGCTCCGTGGGAAATCACTTCAAAAGAAGACATTCAGCAGGCATACAACGGCTACAAACTTTTCTTGGGAATGGAATAA
- a CDS encoding S-ribosylhomocysteine lyase: MPEKKYNVDSFNLDHTKVTAPFVRLASEKTGRKGDIVSKYDVRFCQPNKEFMPTGAIHTLEHLVAEYIRDELPRIVIDFSPMGCRTGFYLTVWGDHEESYIAEHLCNVLEKVAAWNKEIPGSTEVECGNYKDHDLEGAKKFAARWVKEIREKGWNCYKNLS, from the coding sequence ATGCCTGAAAAAAAATACAACGTGGACAGTTTTAATTTGGATCACACAAAGGTTACAGCTCCTTTTGTGCGCTTGGCTTCTGAAAAAACTGGTAGAAAGGGCGACATTGTAAGCAAGTATGATGTCCGTTTTTGCCAGCCGAACAAGGAGTTTATGCCGACTGGAGCGATTCACACTTTGGAGCATCTTGTTGCTGAATATATAAGAGATGAGCTTCCGCGCATTGTAATTGACTTTAGCCCTATGGGATGCAGAACTGGATTTTATCTTACGGTTTGGGGAGACCACGAGGAATCTTATATTGCCGAGCATCTTTGCAATGTTCTTGAAAAAGTTGCGGCTTGGAACAAAGAAATTCCTGGAAGCACAGAAGTTGAATGCGGAAACTACAAAGACCATGACTTGGAAGGTGCAAAAAAATTTGCTGCTCGCTGGGTCAAGGAAATCAGGGAAAAGGGCTGGAATTGCTACAAAAATTTATCGTAG
- a CDS encoding DUF1538 domain-containing protein, with translation MNLFQKFKETFFSVFPIMAIVLLLSVTVAPLSLNIIVRFIVGGILVVVGLTFFLLGVDIGILPIGERSGAALTSKKNLALLLSASFLIGVMVTIAEPDVQVLADQIKSLSSNVNKWGLVLGIALGVGFFITIGLCRTVFSLNLRTVLIISYIVLFSLAFVCPKELQGAAFDAGGATTGPMTVPFIMALGMGVASVRHAGSSKEGGTSDSSFGLTGIASIGPIAAVCVYGMILNLSGAGASSSVSSSAESSADNLQEGLSVFIEYLPEVVREVFMSMLPLVIMFAVFQILLLKLPPVQIRKVAQGILYCFFGLILFLVGADGGFMSAGKMLGSVLGQAAFSNGGIWVVLIILVSLLFGAITVCAEPAVWVLTEQVENVSGGNIRRKVILATLSLGVAASIALCMIRILYGFSLWYILIPGYAVALLLTFFSPPLFMGIAFDSGGVASGPMTSTFILSFTIGAASASGIDSAAGAFGVIALVAMTPLIAIQILGIIFKLKTRKKEVKQ, from the coding sequence ATGAACCTGTTTCAAAAATTCAAGGAGACATTTTTTTCTGTCTTCCCGATTATGGCGATTGTTCTTTTGCTTTCGGTCACCGTTGCTCCTTTAAGCCTTAACATAATTGTAAGGTTTATTGTAGGAGGAATTCTTGTCGTTGTTGGGCTTACATTTTTTCTGCTTGGCGTTGACATTGGAATCCTTCCTATAGGTGAAAGGAGCGGCGCGGCTCTTACAAGTAAAAAGAATCTTGCCTTGCTTCTTTCTGCTTCATTTTTGATTGGCGTTATGGTTACAATTGCCGAGCCTGATGTTCAAGTTCTTGCGGATCAAATAAAAAGTCTTTCTTCAAATGTGAACAAATGGGGACTTGTTCTGGGCATTGCGCTTGGTGTAGGTTTTTTTATAACAATCGGACTTTGCAGAACTGTATTTTCTCTTAATCTTAGAACTGTTTTGATTATTTCATACATTGTATTGTTTTCTCTTGCATTTGTGTGCCCAAAAGAACTTCAAGGCGCGGCGTTTGATGCGGGAGGAGCGACAACAGGACCTATGACAGTTCCGTTTATCATGGCTCTTGGAATGGGTGTTGCTTCTGTTCGTCATGCAGGTTCTTCAAAGGAAGGCGGAACAAGCGACAGTTCGTTTGGTCTTACGGGAATTGCAAGTATCGGACCTATTGCCGCAGTTTGTGTCTACGGAATGATTCTGAATCTTTCTGGCGCAGGCGCATCTTCTTCGGTTTCTAGTTCGGCGGAATCTTCTGCTGATAATCTTCAGGAAGGACTTTCAGTTTTTATTGAATATCTGCCGGAAGTTGTACGTGAAGTTTTTATGTCGATGCTTCCGCTTGTAATAATGTTTGCGGTTTTCCAGATTTTGCTTTTAAAGCTTCCTCCAGTTCAAATTAGAAAAGTTGCCCAGGGAATTTTGTATTGCTTTTTTGGACTAATTTTGTTCTTGGTTGGAGCGGACGGCGGATTTATGAGCGCAGGAAAAATGCTTGGCAGTGTTCTTGGGCAGGCGGCCTTTTCTAATGGTGGAATTTGGGTTGTGCTTATAATTTTAGTTTCGCTTTTGTTCGGGGCGATAACGGTTTGCGCGGAGCCGGCTGTTTGGGTTCTTACAGAGCAGGTTGAAAACGTAAGCGGCGGAAACATCAGAAGAAAAGTTATTCTTGCGACTCTTTCACTTGGAGTTGCGGCTTCAATCGCATTGTGCATGATCCGCATTTTATATGGATTCAGCTTGTGGTACATTTTGATTCCGGGATATGCTGTTGCGCTTCTTTTGACTTTCTTTAGTCCTCCGCTTTTTATGGGAATCGCTTTTGATTCCGGAGGAGTTGCATCTGGTCCTATGACTAGCACGTTTATTCTTTCATTTACAATCGGCGCGGCTTCTGCAAGCGGAATCGATTCTGCTGCTGGAGCGTTCGGAGTGATTGCCCTTGTTGCCATGACTCCGCTGATTGCAATTCAGATTCTTGGAATAATTTTCAAGCTGAAGACAAGAAAAAAGGAGGTTAAGCAATGA
- a CDS encoding substrate-binding and GGDEF domain-containing protein, with the protein MRLRKRIAIIVDYLETEYTQRALEGAQNFLKKHNAELVVFPIGTMNAVNFNYEYQNLAVASHINSNNVDGMIFLTCTQLNNVSTEYLRMYLKSFSPLPVVSVGCEFEDIPSITISCKRSMCQLVEHLILTHKKKNFALMTLEGESQEAQERENAFRQTLKKYKIEFDESKKIYGGFTYDTATSAIREYRERKGKFDFEAIVALNDEMAFACLDVLKMYDVKIPQEVTVTGFDDEIRAACITPSLTSINQNVEKQTEAAAKLLCKIINGENTSIKKAISSYPIFRQTCGCISPKDTTGVGIGVKGNKIEASVKNIMDFGLNKWYANRNNFIQIIQQYSTLQAEITLDTLRQRINSDLISYGITAAAICLFESPVLTERFDFFKFPDKTYIFSAFDKQNNFILSHNEEKIYFDPKSKILPDDFFSSMDGMYVCSLFNNSLIYGYIIYRPGDYDSSIYSMVCKMISSSIANAVTFSQAKNKLKKLEKDYNKICAVSVTDELTGLLNRRGFISISSRILETAMNSGQSGLVLFGDIDGLKKINDTHGHAAGDRAIKNEAALLKKTFRSSDAIARLGGDEFAILAAGLNQENFSKLKERLQVYCDEYNKNSGEPFTLSISIGSAPFGGQSGYDINSLLEYADSVLYKEKQKKYGFKFKGRK; encoded by the coding sequence ATGCGTCTAAGGAAGAGAATTGCAATCATAGTTGATTATCTTGAAACAGAATACACACAGCGTGCACTCGAGGGTGCGCAAAATTTTCTAAAAAAACATAATGCGGAGCTTGTTGTGTTTCCGATCGGAACAATGAATGCCGTAAATTTCAACTATGAATATCAGAACCTCGCAGTCGCTTCCCACATAAATTCCAACAATGTTGACGGAATGATTTTTTTAACTTGCACACAGCTCAATAACGTTTCAACTGAATATTTGCGGATGTACTTAAAATCATTTTCTCCGCTGCCGGTTGTTTCTGTAGGCTGTGAATTTGAAGACATTCCGAGCATAACAATTTCCTGCAAACGGAGTATGTGCCAGCTTGTAGAGCATTTAATCTTGACGCACAAAAAAAAGAACTTCGCGCTTATGACTTTGGAAGGCGAATCGCAGGAAGCACAGGAACGTGAAAACGCTTTCAGGCAGACATTAAAAAAATACAAAATTGAATTTGACGAATCTAAAAAAATTTACGGCGGATTCACTTACGACACGGCAACTTCCGCTATAAGGGAATACAGAGAAAGAAAAGGTAAATTTGACTTTGAAGCAATTGTCGCGCTAAATGATGAAATGGCTTTTGCCTGCCTCGATGTCCTGAAAATGTACGATGTAAAAATTCCGCAGGAAGTAACAGTTACTGGTTTTGATGACGAAATCAGAGCGGCTTGCATAACTCCGTCGCTTACATCTATAAATCAAAATGTGGAAAAGCAAACAGAAGCCGCGGCAAAACTTTTGTGCAAAATAATAAACGGCGAAAACACTTCAATAAAAAAAGCAATAAGCTCGTATCCAATTTTCAGGCAGACTTGCGGATGTATTTCACCAAAAGACACAACCGGCGTTGGAATCGGAGTCAAGGGAAACAAAATTGAAGCTTCCGTAAAAAACATAATGGATTTTGGACTGAACAAATGGTATGCAAACAGAAATAATTTTATTCAGATTATTCAGCAATACTCAACTTTGCAAGCTGAAATCACACTGGACACTTTGCGGCAAAGAATAAACAGCGACTTGATTTCTTACGGAATAACAGCAGCTGCAATCTGCCTTTTTGAATCTCCAGTTTTAACTGAACGTTTTGACTTTTTCAAGTTCCCGGACAAAACCTATATTTTTTCAGCATTTGACAAGCAAAACAATTTTATACTCAGCCACAATGAGGAAAAAATTTATTTTGATCCAAAATCAAAAATACTCCCAGATGATTTTTTTTCTTCGATGGATGGAATGTATGTTTGTAGTTTGTTCAACAATTCGCTGATTTACGGCTACATAATTTACAGACCGGGTGATTACGATTCTTCCATTTATTCGATGGTTTGCAAAATGATTTCATCCAGCATCGCAAACGCAGTTACTTTCAGCCAGGCAAAAAACAAACTCAAGAAACTCGAAAAAGACTACAACAAAATCTGCGCAGTTTCTGTTACGGACGAGCTTACAGGACTTTTAAACAGACGCGGATTTATTTCCATAAGCTCAAGAATTCTTGAAACCGCCATGAACAGCGGACAAAGCGGACTTGTTCTTTTTGGCGATATTGACGGACTGAAAAAAATAAACGACACGCACGGACACGCCGCAGGAGACAGAGCCATAAAAAATGAAGCCGCGCTTTTAAAGAAAACATTCCGCTCGTCAGATGCAATCGCGCGTCTTGGAGGAGATGAATTTGCAATACTTGCAGCCGGACTCAATCAAGAAAATTTTTCAAAGCTAAAAGAACGGCTTCAAGTTTATTGCGATGAATACAACAAAAATTCAGGAGAACCATTCACGCTTTCAATAAGCATAGGCTCAGCTCCGTTCGGCGGACAAAGTGGCTACGACATAAATTCCCTGCTTGAATATGCCGACTCAGTTTTGTACAAAGAAAAACAAAAAAAATACGGATTTAAATTTAAAGGTAGAAAATGA
- a CDS encoding lytic transglycosylase domain-containing protein, with amino-acid sequence MDYEHNDFIKLVSGTVAFSLFFVALCVCTLVFIPAEKPVENTVASENAKSKAFQEQTVNYESLFDKEYPELVIENRKKDDAGLVLYKQPQSRAAVEWYYSRVVNSREVAQAVLQSAEEFNIPLSLAFALAHTESNFKVTAMHKNTNGSIDRGLFQLNNTSFPKLEESDFYDPKTSAHYGLSHLRFCLNTAGNEIAALAMYNAGANKVRKNSTPQITLDYISKIQNYKRDLEDNFAVEVLALYNTETQKNLLAKKF; translated from the coding sequence ATGGATTATGAGCACAACGATTTTATCAAACTTGTTTCAGGAACTGTAGCTTTCAGCCTGTTTTTTGTAGCTCTTTGTGTATGCACTCTTGTTTTTATCCCTGCGGAAAAGCCGGTAGAAAATACTGTGGCTTCAGAAAATGCAAAATCAAAAGCCTTTCAGGAGCAGACTGTAAATTATGAATCGCTTTTTGACAAGGAATATCCTGAGCTTGTAATTGAAAACAGAAAAAAAGATGATGCCGGACTTGTTCTTTACAAGCAGCCTCAAAGCAGAGCCGCAGTTGAATGGTACTACTCAAGAGTTGTAAACAGCCGCGAAGTTGCGCAAGCAGTGCTTCAGTCAGCAGAAGAATTCAATATTCCTCTTTCACTTGCGTTTGCACTCGCCCACACAGAAAGCAACTTTAAAGTAACGGCAATGCACAAAAACACAAACGGAAGCATTGACCGCGGACTTTTCCAGCTTAACAACACAAGTTTTCCAAAGTTAGAAGAATCTGATTTTTACGATCCGAAGACTTCCGCGCATTACGGACTTTCGCATTTAAGATTCTGCCTGAACACAGCAGGAAATGAAATCGCAGCACTTGCAATGTACAATGCCGGAGCAAACAAAGTAAGAAAAAACAGCACGCCTCAGATTACGCTTGACTACATTTCTAAAATTCAGAATTACAAGCGCGATCTTGAAGATAATTTTGCTGTTGAAGTTTTGGCTTTGTACAATACAGAAACACAGAAAAATCTGCTTGCAAAAAAGTTTTAA
- a CDS encoding P-II family nitrogen regulator, which translates to MSAFYLLLAEVPQNKAELVSDSAVKAGSFGGTVLRGKGISSSGLADALGLGAKTKDIVLILVEQENKEKIFSAVQEACENEKKDFGYLCALESDTMVKAGIIKGKEGDAMSEGKQTLISVILNKGYADDAMAAARKAGAGGGTVINARGTAREDDAKFFGMHIVPEKEMLMIIVDSEKKDSVLDAVKNLACLQEPGSGIVFCSTVNSFSTLGKK; encoded by the coding sequence ATGAGTGCATTTTATCTTTTGTTAGCTGAAGTTCCGCAGAATAAAGCCGAGCTTGTTTCTGATTCTGCTGTAAAGGCTGGAAGTTTTGGTGGAACTGTTTTGCGTGGAAAAGGAATTTCTTCAAGCGGACTTGCGGATGCTTTGGGACTTGGAGCAAAAACAAAGGACATTGTTCTTATTCTTGTTGAGCAGGAAAATAAAGAAAAAATTTTTTCAGCGGTTCAAGAAGCCTGCGAAAATGAAAAAAAAGATTTTGGTTATCTTTGCGCTTTGGAGTCGGACACAATGGTAAAAGCGGGAATTATAAAAGGAAAGGAAGGCGACGCTATGTCAGAAGGAAAACAGACTTTAATTTCTGTAATTTTGAATAAGGGTTATGCAGATGACGCGATGGCTGCGGCAAGAAAAGCTGGAGCTGGCGGTGGAACTGTTATAAATGCAAGAGGAACCGCGCGCGAAGACGATGCTAAATTTTTTGGAATGCATATTGTTCCTGAAAAAGAAATGCTTATGATTATTGTAGATTCTGAAAAAAAAGATTCAGTTCTTGATGCGGTAAAAAATCTTGCTTGCTTACAGGAGCCTGGAAGCGGAATCGTTTTCTGTTCAACTGTAAATTCTTTTTCAACTCTTGGAAAAAAATAA
- a CDS encoding biotin--[acetyl-CoA-carboxylase] ligase yields the protein MSKEFEAENISLGSWEKYFKIQLFKEIDSTNSELIRRGNAMSPLLNEDGTLTENGGIFNNTLVAAESQTSGHGRLGRFFYSPSLTGAYFSFSVVKEGGIKNPAMFTVTSAVGVCRAIKKLFGASCSIKWVNDIFCCGKKVCGILTEGIVNSSKGIVEAAVVGIGINLVVKNDFPEELRKKAGGISTAEFLSEKKISSQKLIFCCLDEITEILNSGENIIPEYKSLSFLLGKELDVLPVIGQEQSFKAKALDITDDAGLLVELADGTKKVLHSGEVTLHSFLG from the coding sequence ATGTCAAAGGAATTTGAGGCTGAAAATATTTCTTTAGGCAGTTGGGAAAAATATTTTAAAATCCAACTGTTTAAAGAAATTGACAGCACAAATTCCGAGCTTATCCGCCGCGGAAATGCAATGTCGCCTCTTTTGAATGAAGACGGCACTTTAACAGAAAACGGCGGAATTTTTAACAATACTCTTGTTGCTGCTGAATCCCAGACTTCCGGACATGGACGCTTGGGGCGTTTTTTTTATTCGCCGTCTTTGACTGGAGCGTATTTCAGTTTTTCAGTTGTAAAGGAAGGAGGCATAAAAAATCCTGCGATGTTCACGGTGACTTCTGCCGTTGGGGTTTGCCGCGCCATAAAAAAATTGTTTGGGGCAAGCTGCTCAATAAAATGGGTGAATGATATTTTTTGCTGCGGAAAAAAAGTCTGCGGAATTCTAACTGAAGGAATTGTAAACTCTTCAAAAGGAATTGTTGAAGCCGCTGTGGTTGGAATCGGCATAAATCTTGTTGTGAAAAATGATTTTCCAGAAGAGCTTCGCAAAAAAGCCGGCGGAATTTCTACTGCTGAATTCTTATCTGAAAAAAAAATAAGCAGTCAGAAATTGATATTTTGCTGTCTGGATGAAATAACAGAAATCTTAAATTCTGGCGAAAATATCATCCCCGAATATAAAAGTCTTTCTTTTTTGCTTGGAAAGGAACTGGATGTATTGCCTGTGATTGGTCAGGAACAATCATTTAAAGCAAAAGCCCTGGACATTACTGATGACGCAGGGCTTCTAGTTGAACTTGCTGACGGAACAAAAAAAGTTCTTCACTCCGGTGAAGTTACGCTTCATTCATTTTTAGGTTAA
- a CDS encoding CarD family transcriptional regulator codes for MAKPKTEFSVNQKVVYPSQGVGKITEIFKKDFNNEPTYYYKIYLEVSDMNVMVPVSRSKDLGIRAIVSKDEAQTALNSISDDFEPPTSDWKLRYQMNLDLLKKGTIGDIAAIVRCLYHRSKVKELPILERKLYDNAKKLLEDEIAEAFGISNKEVEAMLHEKLEPLGLKIEKKQAFADDDEDEDEFEEETSSNEKDSEEFDSEDDD; via the coding sequence ATGGCAAAACCAAAGACAGAATTTTCTGTAAACCAAAAAGTTGTTTACCCAAGCCAGGGCGTTGGAAAAATCACAGAGATTTTCAAAAAAGACTTCAACAATGAGCCTACATACTACTACAAAATTTATCTTGAAGTTTCCGACATGAATGTAATGGTTCCTGTTTCAAGATCAAAAGACCTAGGAATCCGCGCAATCGTTTCAAAAGATGAAGCGCAGACAGCACTGAATTCAATCAGCGATGACTTTGAGCCTCCTACTTCCGACTGGAAACTCCGCTATCAGATGAACCTTGACCTGCTCAAAAAAGGAACAATCGGCGACATTGCGGCAATCGTGCGCTGTCTTTACCACCGCTCAAAGGTAAAGGAACTTCCAATTCTTGAGCGCAAGCTTTACGACAATGCAAAAAAACTTCTTGAGGACGAAATTGCAGAAGCCTTTGGAATTTCCAACAAGGAAGTTGAAGCCATGTTACATGAAAAACTTGAGCCGCTCGGTTTAAAGATTGAAAAGAAACAAGCCTTTGCTGACGATGATGAAGACGAAGATGAGTTTGAGGAAGAAACTTCATCTAACGAAAAAGACTCCGAAGAGTTTGACAGCGAGGATGATGATTAA